GATCTCACAAATGCTcgtctggatgaatgggcaaaaattcccacagacacattcCAAAACCTtttggaaagcctccccagaagagtggcaactGTGATAGCTGTAggaggggggaccaactccatattggtGTCTATGGATTTAacgggatgtcataaaagttgcTGCATGTATAATGGTCAGGTGTGCgaatacttttgtccatttaCTATATAAATGCAGGTAATTGAAAAcagttcacatactttttcttgCCACTGTAACTACACTGTTTTGTTGTGTCTATGGAATAACAGAAAACGATACAGTGCTGTGAATGATCTTGTTCTGGTACAGGGTTCTGCTGTGACATGAGTTTCTTGACTCTCTCTGTGACCATCATCTGCAGGAATCTGTTCGGCCCAAGTATTGATGACGCGAGTCTGCCTTGGGCTGGACGTTAGGTACCCACACTACAGCACATCCAGTCTCCCAGAAACCATGCAAAGTTCTCCGGAAAGAGTTTCCAAGCATCGCCGAGTAGGAAGATGCCCTCCTGAAACCTGAAAGTtacgtaaccagctgagatcgCCTGTTTGGACACCCAGAAAGATGGCTACCGTGGTCATTGTGCACCCACAGAGGCCAGCACTACAGTTGAGAAGCCCTTCAGGGCCAGGACTGCCTTCCTGCAGACTTTTGTACCATTAGCCTTTTCTGCTATGGTATGCTAATGGCCACCAGCTCATCTTTTGGACAGTTATATTTGTGTAGCTCTGACCTCATCATCTGGAAAAACAAGGGCTATCAGATATCATTACTGGGGCGGTATCATTTCTGGCTTTACTCAGTTTACTATATGAAATTTCTGTGGTTTTGCAACAGGGCTGGAAATCTCATGATCTGGTATCTTTTTTCGAATTATCGATTTAATATAATTAGTTGCCCACAGCCCTATAttggataagcagctggaaagaTTAATAGAAGTCATTAGGTTTGCAGCTGAAATTTACAAAATTCATAAATGGAGGTTGTAAATTCTGTTTACAGCTTCAAAGCCTTGTGTTATGTGATTTTTATACTTATGATTGGTATCCCATCCATTGTGACCCCTACACGGTGCCCTGTGCTTCACGGAATAGGCTTCAGGCTTAAGACGTTATGGAAGATCGGTGGATGTACTTACAAAAAAAGGATTAAATTAAAAtctattacagtacaacattGCTTTGCATACATCTTTGTTCTGTACAGAGTGGACAACTACCTGTCACAAAAGCCCTGGGCGTCTGATATCATCAGCTGAGCATTCATACAAGAacatataatatacatgaaTATTTAAAGTGAGGTTCCAAGTTCCAGAGTACTTCTCTTCACACCTTGCTTCGGTGATAACCCATGCATGTGAAACACATTTTGTGGGCACGGGTTACGGCAAAACCTGTTTTCTAAACATGTTCCCACCCCAATTCCAGGAGCTGGAATAAACATGTACTTTAAAAGGTAGGGCTGAACTCaactgggattaaaaattggCAGATAGTCCTCCattggagggggtgggggggggtcataccGGGAAAATACCCActatgccagatggccaatccAGCTCTGCTCAAAGGTTTCCGATATGCCACACCTTGCAAGCAGCTTTCCTCCTGATACACACAGTTGCCTGTCCCCAGCTGAAAACGGATATGGCAGAAGTTTAACTGGCAAAAATCATGTAGATATAAAATGGTTCAGAAATGAAGCAGACTTTGCAGAAAGCTATCAGAGGACAAGTGGATATTATGGGAATGTTCAGTAAAGAAAATCTTGAGGTGTCAGAATATGGTTCAAAAATCTAATTCTTTTTGTATTTGAACGTAACAGAAATAGTGCAGTGTGTAAGTTTTAGCACAGGAAAAACGGAAGGGATTAATCACGGAATATTTTGTGTGTTAACTGGCTGAGAAGCAACAAGTTGAATGACCTTGGTCTGACACTGGTATCCTGTGGAGTATGACAGAGACGGGACAGAAACTCCGCCACCTCACTGGCAATGATGGTTGGGTTAGGGTGGATGACAAAGGTGTTGGCAGCCACTGTCATCTCCCAGGCATCCACAAACCCCACCTCCAGGTCCCCGAACACCTTCCTCTGAGCCAGGTTCTGCAGGTGTCCGTGCCAGTCGCTAAAGCGTTCTGGTTCTGAGGAGAGCTCCCTGGTGTTCTCCAGCTTGATGAATATGCGGGTCCTGGGCCTGCGGGCCTGCAGCCTCTGGATGGCCCCCCGCAGGCTCAGCAACCTGCGGACAAAGAGCTCCAGGGGGTAGGCCCGGAAGTGCTGCCCCACTCCgatcaccaccactgtgtcctcTCCCTCTGCTCCGATAGCATCCAAATCCCGGGAAATATAGGGAGCCTCGATGAGTTTAATTTTACTAACTGTAATCCTGGGATGACCGTGATTTCTCCAGTAGACGGTGTAGTTGCTCTTGATGTTAACAATCTTTATGAAGGAAAAGCCACGGTAGTCTTTGCTTTTATCTGCAAATTGAAGGTTAACAAACATTTCTAAGAGCAACTATGATGGGAAAAACATCAATTACTGTGATTCACCAATAAGCATGTCAAACATTTACTTGTTTTCCTTAATTAGGAGTAAAGTTTCCATGCACTATAATCATGTGTTAATCAGCTTTCCATCTTAGCAGACTTGCAATGTGTACATCAGCAGGGAAGAAAGAAGATATTAATAAAAATcaacaaaaggggaaaaagtaTTCTACATCTACAAGTTTAATGGTTGTGAGGACTGACCGTTTTGAAAGCTGTTCATAAACTCTATCCACTGACGCATAGTAGAGTCTCCCATAAGGTAGAGTGTCTTTCCCTTCAGGCAGCTGTTGATGGACTCCAGAGTGAAGAAGCTGCCAGTTTGATGGTACAAAGAAGACCACTGGTTTCTCCAGTAATAACCACTCGGGATGCTGGGACTGATTCTCTGAACACAATCCCTACCCATTTCATTTGGGCCAACTAGAAAGAGCGGAGAAAATTGAGATAAAATTAGCCACACTGTCGTTCCAAATTTTCTTTGAAAATTAGCTTGAAATGCCTAATCACAAAGGCTATTTATAAAATACGTGACAACGAAATTCAGTATTTATGCATTACCGTTATAATTTGCTGAAGATTATTCATGTGTACCTGAAACTCTAACAAAATTAATAATTCTTgacatataattaaaaaaatagtgTGGGAAGCATGGACTGAAAACTAAACAGAAGTACGTTTTACCAGAACAGTTGCTGACATTCAGATTGCCAAAGTTGTTCTTTATCTTCACCCCaatattattccttaaagaaaAAATGCATAACAGCCATAAGCATAAGGCTGAAAGCCTTGGAGGAAATTACTCTGGAAGCCACAAGAAGAGTAGCTCTGTTGACTTCAACACAGAGTCTGTTTTACCCGGTCAGTAGAGAAGCTTCCTCCTTGGTGAGTGGAGATCCTTGAGTGTTGAATGAAGACATGGTGTCAATCGAGTGACAGGGCAGGGTTGGGGGTATGTAACAGGCGTAGGATTCTCCGTCCCTCTCGTCTTTGTACTCGCACAGGGATTTACTCGCGTTCAGCTGGAAGCCGCACTCAGACGTCTCAGTTTTGCTCCCATTGACAAAGGTTCCTACGTGTGTTATCTTCTTGTAGTTGAGCTGCCTGGACCTCCACAGGGCCTGCACCGCCTCAGAGGAGTGCATGAGGAGCACAGAGACTTGCACCTCCCCAGGCCAGAGCAGGGTGAAGCGGACACGGTAGGAGCCGTTGCGGAGGTCAGTGACGGCTCCTGCGGCAGAGGCCTGTAGTTTGGGGGAGTGAATCCGGGCCAATATGAAGTCTCCTCCATGAGTCTTGGGCCTCCCACTGTGGTCCCGCATGTCCACACGCACATCTAAGGTGTCTCCCATACAGTACTGGGCTTGGAGATGCTCCAGACTGGCTGTGCTCTGAGCAGGACTGGAGGTGTTCTGGACAGACTCCCAGACAGATGTTGGAGGGAGATCCCACCAGAGGGAGAGCATCACATCCTCTACAGTCATCTCCGGATGTGGAACACTTGCGATGCTTGGCAGTCGGTGGATGCTGCTT
This is a stretch of genomic DNA from Paramormyrops kingsleyae isolate MSU_618 chromosome 7, PKINGS_0.4, whole genome shotgun sequence. It encodes these proteins:
- the LOC111842225 gene encoding NXPE family member 2-like isoform X2, which codes for MNQSLRHLTSSIHRLPSIASVPHPEMTVEDVMLSLWWDLPPTSVWESVQNTSSPAQSTASLEHLQAQYCMGDTLDVRVDMRDHSGRPKTHGGDFILARIHSPKLQASAAGAVTDLRNGSYRVRFTLLWPGEVQVSVLLMHSSEAVQALWRSRQLNYKKITHVGTFVNGSKTETSECGFQLNASKSLCEYKDERDGESYACYIPPTLPCHSIDTMSSFNTQGSPLTKEEASLLTGNNIGVKIKNNFGNLNVSNCSVGPNEMGRDCVQRISPSIPSGYYWRNQWSSLYHQTGSFFTLESINSCLKGKTLYLMGDSTMRQWIEFMNSFQNDKSKDYRGFSFIKIVNIKSNYTVYWRNHGHPRITVSKIKLIEAPYISRDLDAIGAEGEDTVVVIGVGQHFRAYPLELFVRRLLSLRGAIQRLQARRPRTRIFIKLENTRELSSEPERFSDWHGHLQNLAQRKVFGDLEVGFVDAWEMTVAANTFVIHPNPTIIASEVAEFLSRLCHTPQDTSVRPRSFNLLLLSQLTHKIFRD
- the LOC111842225 gene encoding NXPE family member 4-like isoform X1; its protein translation is MNQSLITTSDSANLRRNESLKRFFIFLCVITIVLILTKRHLTSSIHRLPSIASVPHPEMTVEDVMLSLWWDLPPTSVWESVQNTSSPAQSTASLEHLQAQYCMGDTLDVRVDMRDHSGRPKTHGGDFILARIHSPKLQASAAGAVTDLRNGSYRVRFTLLWPGEVQVSVLLMHSSEAVQALWRSRQLNYKKITHVGTFVNGSKTETSECGFQLNASKSLCEYKDERDGESYACYIPPTLPCHSIDTMSSFNTQGSPLTKEEASLLTGNNIGVKIKNNFGNLNVSNCSVGPNEMGRDCVQRISPSIPSGYYWRNQWSSLYHQTGSFFTLESINSCLKGKTLYLMGDSTMRQWIEFMNSFQNDKSKDYRGFSFIKIVNIKSNYTVYWRNHGHPRITVSKIKLIEAPYISRDLDAIGAEGEDTVVVIGVGQHFRAYPLELFVRRLLSLRGAIQRLQARRPRTRIFIKLENTRELSSEPERFSDWHGHLQNLAQRKVFGDLEVGFVDAWEMTVAANTFVIHPNPTIIASEVAEFLSRLCHTPQDTSVRPRSFNLLLLSQLTHKIFRD